The Gillisia sp. Hel_I_86 genome has a segment encoding these proteins:
- a CDS encoding S41 family peptidase — protein MKKKHKIYLPLLLGLACAVGILLGAKLNFAPDQKGLFSSNSKKEKLNRLIDYIDYEYIDEVNTDSIVDVTVNRILENLDPHSVYIPKNEYAGVTENMKGDFVGIGVSFYNVQDTIVVIQAMTGGPSEKLGIRGGDRILYANDKQLFDKQISNDSIIAQLKGTEDSRVTLTVLRKGLNKLLKFNVKRSKVPLKSVDAAYMLNSNLGYIKVNRFSETTYKEFKASLHELKNEGATQIAIDLRDNPGGYLSEAINIVDEFLEDGQLILFTKNKKGTIEETFSNKKGAFEKNKLFVLINENSASASEIVAGAFQDNDRGTIVGRRSYGKGLVQREMELGDGSAVRLTIARYYTPTGRSIQKSYEMGNEAYFNDYILRYKNGEMTNGDSIHVTDSLRYETPGGKIVYGGGGIIPDIFVAKDTNMERENITYALRMGLFSRFVFEELEKNRSYYNGLSWKDFYKGEIVTDSTVENFLAYMKSQNVPMKVNNYQPLIKKYIKAVMAEQLFGTNEFQRIINENDRIVDKVIELSLTN, from the coding sequence TTGAAGAAAAAACACAAAATATACCTTCCTTTATTATTGGGCTTAGCTTGTGCCGTGGGGATTCTACTAGGTGCCAAGTTAAATTTTGCCCCAGATCAAAAAGGGCTTTTTTCTTCCAATTCCAAGAAAGAGAAGCTCAATAGGCTTATAGATTATATAGACTACGAATATATAGATGAGGTAAATACCGATAGCATTGTAGATGTAACTGTAAATAGGATCTTGGAAAATTTGGATCCACATTCTGTTTATATCCCAAAGAACGAATATGCCGGGGTAACCGAAAATATGAAAGGGGATTTTGTGGGCATTGGAGTGAGTTTTTACAATGTCCAAGACACTATCGTGGTAATTCAGGCCATGACCGGTGGGCCCAGTGAAAAGTTGGGTATACGCGGTGGCGATAGAATTCTTTATGCCAACGACAAACAACTTTTTGACAAGCAAATAAGCAACGACTCTATAATTGCACAACTAAAGGGCACCGAGGACTCCAGGGTTACGCTCACAGTTTTGCGAAAAGGGCTGAACAAGTTGCTGAAGTTTAATGTGAAACGTTCTAAAGTGCCATTAAAAAGCGTGGATGCCGCTTATATGCTGAACTCAAATCTTGGGTATATAAAAGTCAATCGTTTTTCTGAAACAACTTATAAAGAATTTAAAGCAAGTCTTCATGAATTAAAAAACGAGGGTGCCACACAAATTGCCATAGACCTTAGGGATAACCCCGGAGGATACCTTTCCGAAGCTATTAATATAGTTGATGAATTTTTGGAAGATGGACAACTCATTTTATTTACAAAAAATAAGAAAGGAACGATAGAAGAAACTTTTTCCAATAAAAAAGGAGCTTTCGAAAAAAACAAACTTTTCGTGCTCATTAATGAAAACTCGGCTTCGGCAAGCGAAATTGTCGCGGGCGCATTTCAAGATAACGACCGCGGAACCATTGTTGGAAGGCGTTCTTATGGGAAAGGCCTTGTACAAAGGGAAATGGAGTTAGGCGATGGAAGTGCGGTGAGACTCACCATTGCAAGATATTACACCCCAACAGGAAGATCGATACAAAAATCATATGAAATGGGAAATGAAGCCTATTTCAATGATTATATCCTGAGGTATAAAAATGGGGAAATGACCAATGGAGATAGCATTCACGTCACAGATTCTCTACGTTACGAAACTCCTGGAGGAAAAATAGTTTATGGTGGAGGTGGAATAATTCCAGACATCTTCGTCGCCAAGGACACCAATATGGAGCGGGAAAATATTACCTATGCTCTTAGAATGGGACTCTTCAGTAGATTTGTATTTGAAGAATTGGAGAAAAACAGGTCCTATTATAATGGACTTTCATGGAAGGATTTTTACAAAGGCGAAATCGTTACAGATAGCACGGTCGAGAACTTTTTGGCATATATGAAAAGTCAGAATGTACCAATGAAGGTCAATAATTATCAACCTCTAATAAAGAAATATATCAAAGCAGTGATGGCAGAACAACTTTTTGGCACCAATGAATTTCAGCGGATTATTAATGAAAATGACCGAATTGTTGATAAAGTGATAGAATTATCACTTACAAACTAG
- a CDS encoding BfmA/BtgA family mobilization protein, with protein MDSFTGIRFKKETAKRFQEFSRTHFKSHTEAMSTMLEFFFYNEISPKEKLGPTGRTIEASIKKRINAVIAIMRDMEKTQTKPTVAMIESLFQTEEPKKKPLILEKKTMEEKSKVRFQEKKNHNNEL; from the coding sequence ATGGACTCATTTACAGGCATTAGATTCAAAAAGGAAACTGCCAAACGTTTCCAGGAATTCTCACGCACACACTTCAAATCGCACACAGAGGCAATGTCCACGATGCTCGAGTTTTTCTTCTACAATGAAATCTCGCCAAAGGAAAAATTAGGCCCAACTGGAAGGACAATCGAAGCTTCAATCAAGAAACGTATTAATGCGGTCATTGCCATAATGAGGGATATGGAAAAGACCCAGACCAAACCTACGGTCGCAATGATAGAATCGCTTTTTCAGACGGAAGAACCCAAAAAGAAACCTTTGATTTTGGAAAAGAAAACAATGGAAGAAAAGTCGAAAGTAAGATTTCAGGAAAAGAAAAACCATAACAACGAACTTTAA
- a CDS encoding single-stranded DNA-binding protein, translating to MSTLKNHVQLIGNVGQEPTITNLESGKKVARFSIATNEFYKNDKGEKTQTTDWHTVVAWGKIAEIVEKYVGKGKEIGITGKLRTRTYTTDDGNQRYVTEVEAREILLLGTKNGK from the coding sequence ATGAGTACTTTAAAAAATCACGTACAGTTAATCGGAAACGTTGGACAAGAGCCAACCATTACAAACCTTGAAAGCGGTAAGAAAGTAGCCCGTTTTTCAATAGCCACAAATGAATTCTACAAGAATGATAAAGGCGAGAAAACCCAAACAACAGATTGGCACACGGTCGTAGCTTGGGGCAAGATTGCCGAAATCGTTGAAAAATATGTAGGCAAGGGTAAGGAAATTGGTATCACGGGAAAACTACGTACCCGAACCTATACCACAGACGACGGAAACCAACGCTATGTAACCGAAGTCGAAGCAAGAGAAATCCTTTTGCTCGGAACTAAAAACGGGAAATAG
- a CDS encoding MarC family protein, producing MKFDIREIGSATMILFAVIDIIGSIPIIIDLRKKAGHIQSEKATIVAGILMVLFLFVGAEILKLIGIDVNSFAVAGAFILFFLALEMILGITLYKDETPETSAIVPLAFPLIAGAGTMTTLLSLRAEYDAINIIVAIIINIVFVYIVLKSSNKIEHFLGKQGINVIRKIFGVILLAIAVKLFAANIQNLFK from the coding sequence ATGAAGTTTGATATCAGGGAAATTGGTAGTGCCACTATGATCTTATTTGCAGTAATAGATATTATTGGGAGTATCCCAATTATTATAGACCTAAGGAAAAAAGCGGGTCATATTCAAAGTGAAAAGGCTACTATAGTCGCTGGTATTTTAATGGTGCTGTTCCTTTTTGTGGGTGCAGAGATTTTAAAACTTATAGGAATAGATGTAAACTCTTTCGCCGTTGCAGGTGCTTTTATCTTGTTTTTTTTAGCATTGGAAATGATTTTGGGAATTACATTATATAAAGATGAGACACCCGAAACTTCGGCAATTGTTCCATTGGCATTTCCGCTTATTGCCGGGGCCGGAACCATGACCACTTTACTGTCGCTTAGAGCTGAATATGATGCTATTAATATAATTGTAGCCATAATAATCAATATTGTTTTTGTCTACATAGTGCTAAAATCTTCAAACAAAATCGAGCATTTTCTAGGAAAACAAGGAATCAATGTGATCCGAAAAATATTTGGAGTAATTTTATTGGCGATTGCTGTAAAATTATTTGCTGCTAACATTCAAAATTTATTTAAATGA
- the mobB gene encoding MobB family relaxase, whose amino-acid sequence MYITITPQKLGGTYSQSSADFVGYLEKENEGLEQRDMEHFFNQYDEGISAEEVVKGIDGNGAKLKKTEPKFYSITVSPSKYELNRLQKSSEDLKKYTRELMKDYVQSFNREINGRPITIDDIKYYAKIEHQRIFKGTDFQIKENQPYATKILQLKTEIRNVQDGRAEGNINKMNKEISKLEKAAPHQQNGKRIVQGMPKAGNQSHIHIIVSRKDASNSFSLSPGSKHKASEVEMHGKNVKRGFDRDKFFTNAEKTFDKTFGYKRNFAETYKARKDFIKNPKIYFASLMKLPTNEKALASKIMGKAGIPMMPSIPVTQAQLAMKVFNRLRRGVEVAIKSSSIGI is encoded by the coding sequence ATGTATATCACAATCACACCCCAAAAATTAGGAGGCACCTACTCACAAAGTTCAGCGGATTTTGTAGGCTATTTAGAGAAAGAAAATGAAGGTCTGGAACAACGGGATATGGAACATTTTTTCAATCAATATGACGAAGGGATTTCCGCTGAAGAAGTGGTAAAAGGTATTGATGGAAATGGAGCAAAACTCAAAAAGACGGAACCTAAATTTTACTCTATAACGGTCAGTCCATCGAAGTACGAATTGAACAGATTACAGAAAAGTAGCGAAGATTTAAAAAAGTACACTCGTGAACTGATGAAGGATTACGTTCAGTCCTTTAATCGGGAAATCAATGGACGACCTATAACAATCGATGACATAAAATACTATGCGAAAATTGAACATCAAAGAATCTTTAAGGGTACAGATTTTCAGATTAAAGAAAACCAACCTTATGCCACAAAAATACTTCAGCTAAAAACTGAAATCCGAAATGTACAAGATGGACGAGCGGAAGGCAATATCAATAAAATGAACAAGGAAATTTCAAAATTGGAAAAGGCAGCACCACATCAACAGAACGGAAAGCGCATTGTACAGGGAATGCCAAAAGCAGGAAACCAAAGTCATATTCACATCATTGTAAGTCGCAAGGATGCATCCAATTCGTTCAGTCTTTCGCCAGGGAGCAAACACAAAGCTTCGGAAGTTGAGATGCACGGCAAAAATGTAAAGCGTGGCTTTGACCGAGACAAGTTTTTTACAAATGCGGAGAAAACCTTTGACAAAACTTTTGGGTACAAAAGAAACTTTGCGGAAACCTATAAGGCACGAAAGGACTTCATCAAGAATCCGAAAATCTATTTTGCATCATTGATGAAGCTGCCCACCAATGAAAAGGCATTGGCGTCCAAAATAATGGGTAAAGCTGGTATTCCTATGATGCCGAGCATTCCCGTTACACAGGCGCAATTGGCTATGAAAGTTTTTAACAGGTTGCGTCGAGGTGTCGAGGTGGCCATTAAATCGAGTTCCATCGGAATCTAA
- a CDS encoding PD40 domain-containing protein, with protein sequence MQYNLLSIFCFLFFIMNLSAQTPEPVDLAFPELLSEFQNIRDFSMASDGTELFFTAQSHLGELSIIVQAIKKNSSWETKLFLPHSGKYKDLEPFLSPDGLKLYFASNRPFKNESEIKTDFDIWYLERKSQDDKWSDPINIGTSVNTEFHEFYPPVAANENLYFTSDRPEGKGKDDIYKSEWNSNSYKTPISLSDSINSEGYEFNAYISPKEDFLIFSGYDREDGLGSGDLYKSTRLKDGQLETIPKFRHYHKFR encoded by the coding sequence ATGCAGTACAACCTACTTTCTATTTTTTGTTTCCTATTCTTCATTATGAATCTTTCTGCTCAAACACCAGAACCTGTAGATCTGGCGTTTCCAGAATTGCTTTCAGAGTTTCAAAATATTCGGGATTTCAGCATGGCTTCAGATGGAACAGAACTGTTTTTTACAGCACAAAGCCATTTAGGAGAGTTGTCCATCATTGTACAAGCTATAAAGAAAAATAGTTCGTGGGAAACGAAGCTTTTCCTGCCACATTCGGGCAAGTATAAAGATCTGGAACCCTTTTTGTCACCCGATGGTTTAAAATTATATTTTGCCTCTAATCGCCCTTTTAAAAATGAATCAGAAATAAAAACCGACTTTGACATTTGGTATTTAGAACGTAAAAGTCAAGATGATAAATGGTCCGACCCAATTAATATTGGCACTTCAGTTAACACTGAATTCCATGAATTTTATCCTCCCGTTGCAGCTAATGAAAATTTATATTTCACCAGTGATCGGCCAGAGGGAAAAGGAAAGGATGATATTTATAAAAGTGAATGGAATTCCAATTCATATAAAACACCAATTTCTTTAAGTGATTCCATAAATTCCGAAGGCTATGAATTCAATGCGTATATCTCACCAAAGGAGGACTTTTTAATCTTTAGCGGATATGACCGTGAAGATGGTTTAGGAAGTGGGGATCTTTATAAAAGCACTAGACTAAAAGACGGTCAATTGGAAACTATCCCAAAATTTAGGCACTACCATAAATTCAGATAA
- a CDS encoding GNAT family N-acetyltransferase has protein sequence MILANTAFLNSQEKQAVFKLWNQEYPKSLGYSKLEEFDSYLHGLSELHHVLVKDGFGNIVAWYSGFKREDGIWFAMILNASIQGKGIGTKLLEMAKQSNPLLNGWLIDHTNYLKNDGSIYRSPLKFYLRNDFFVLKQERLELPTISAVKIRWMALKQD, from the coding sequence ATGATTTTAGCCAATACCGCTTTTTTGAATTCCCAGGAAAAACAAGCCGTTTTCAAGCTTTGGAATCAGGAATACCCTAAAAGTTTGGGCTATTCTAAACTAGAAGAATTTGATAGTTATCTCCATGGGCTATCAGAATTACATCATGTTCTTGTTAAAGATGGATTCGGCAATATTGTGGCCTGGTATTCAGGCTTCAAAAGGGAAGATGGGATTTGGTTTGCCATGATTTTGAATGCTTCTATACAAGGAAAGGGAATTGGAACTAAGCTGCTAGAAATGGCGAAACAATCTAACCCATTATTGAATGGATGGTTGATAGACCACACAAATTATCTAAAAAATGACGGTTCTATTTATAGATCTCCTTTAAAGTTTTATTTGAGGAATGATTTCTTTGTCTTAAAGCAGGAAAGATTGGAATTACCCACTATTTCTGCTGTGAAAATAAGATGGATGGCCTTAAAACAAGATTAA
- a CDS encoding ribonucleotide-diphosphate reductase subunit beta, translating to MAQLEPILQENKDRFVIFPIKHHDIWDWYKKMEASFWTAEEIDLHQDLTDWNNKLNADERYFIKHILAFFAASDGIVNENLAENFVNEVQYAEAKFFYGFQIMMENIHSETYSLLIDTYVKDEKEKDQLFHAIETFPAIKKKADWALQWIESDSFAERLIAFAAVEGIFFSGAFCSIFWLKKRGLMPGLTFSNELISRDEGVHCDFAVHLHQNHIVNKVPKERIRAIITDALIIEREFITESLPASLIGMNAKLMTEYLEFVADRLLVEFGCEKEYGSANPFDFMDMINLQGKTNFFEKRVGEYQKAGVMNKDKDTDKISFDADF from the coding sequence ATGGCACAACTTGAACCCATTTTACAAGAGAACAAGGATCGTTTTGTAATTTTTCCCATCAAACACCACGATATTTGGGATTGGTATAAAAAAATGGAAGCCAGCTTTTGGACTGCTGAAGAGATCGATCTTCATCAAGACCTTACAGACTGGAACAACAAGTTGAATGCAGATGAGCGGTATTTTATAAAACATATCCTTGCGTTTTTTGCGGCCTCCGATGGGATTGTGAATGAAAACCTTGCCGAGAATTTCGTGAACGAAGTTCAATATGCCGAGGCAAAATTCTTTTACGGGTTCCAGATCATGATGGAAAATATCCATTCTGAAACGTACTCCTTGCTTATAGATACTTATGTGAAGGATGAAAAAGAAAAAGATCAGCTGTTTCACGCTATAGAGACTTTTCCTGCCATCAAGAAAAAAGCAGATTGGGCCTTACAGTGGATAGAATCCGATTCTTTTGCTGAAAGATTGATCGCATTTGCTGCCGTTGAAGGAATCTTCTTTTCTGGAGCATTCTGTTCCATCTTCTGGTTGAAGAAACGTGGATTGATGCCCGGATTGACCTTTTCTAACGAATTGATTTCCCGTGACGAAGGTGTACACTGTGACTTTGCAGTGCATTTGCACCAAAACCACATTGTAAATAAGGTGCCAAAAGAACGTATTCGCGCTATTATTACCGATGCACTTATCATTGAACGTGAGTTCATTACCGAATCTTTACCTGCCAGCCTTATTGGTATGAACGCTAAATTAATGACAGAATATCTGGAATTTGTTGCAGATAGATTGTTGGTGGAATTTGGCTGTGAAAAAGAATACGGCAGTGCAAATCCATTTGACTTTATGGATATGATCAACCTACAAGGGAAAACAAACTTCTTTGAAAAACGGGTAGGGGAATATCAAAAAGCAGGTGTGATGAACAAGGATAAAGACACCGATAAAATAAGTTTTGACGCCGACTTTTAA
- a CDS encoding deoxycytidylate deaminase: MQKEKQLKFDKAYLRIANEWGKLSHCKRKQVGALIVKDRMIISDGYNGTPTGFENYCEDEEGYTKWYVLHAEANAILKVASSTQSCQGATLYITMSPCKECSKLIHQAGITRIVYEIGYKDNTGLEFLERAGIELDQVTDLDN, translated from the coding sequence ATGCAGAAAGAAAAGCAGTTAAAATTTGATAAAGCTTATTTAAGAATAGCGAATGAGTGGGGAAAGCTCTCTCATTGCAAACGAAAACAAGTTGGTGCGCTTATTGTGAAAGATAGAATGATAATTTCCGACGGATACAATGGCACCCCTACCGGTTTTGAGAATTATTGTGAAGATGAGGAAGGCTATACAAAATGGTATGTCCTACATGCCGAAGCCAACGCAATTTTAAAGGTCGCTTCTTCTACACAATCTTGCCAAGGTGCCACCCTTTACATCACGATGTCGCCTTGCAAGGAATGTAGTAAATTGATTCATCAAGCTGGTATTACCAGAATTGTATACGAAATTGGATATAAAGACAACACTGGATTGGAATTTTTAGAGAGAGCCGGGATAGAATTGGACCAAGTAACAGATTTAGACAATTGA
- a CDS encoding HupE/UreJ family protein, with amino-acid sequence MSEFWLYFRLGLEHVLDWMAYDHVLFLMVLVAAYSFSSWKRVLWLVSIFTIGHTLSLFLAVYDVAKVDASWVELLIVLTILFTAFYNIISAKKREHQRNINILYFSTAFFGIIHGLGFSRYFKMIFPDASKKFFPLIEFALGIEAAQIIVVLSVLIISFILQNMFRVTRRDWILVISAIVIGIILPLLKDTIQAIW; translated from the coding sequence ATGTCTGAATTTTGGTTGTATTTTAGATTGGGCTTGGAGCATGTCCTGGACTGGATGGCCTACGATCATGTATTGTTTTTAATGGTTTTAGTTGCAGCCTATTCGTTTAGTAGCTGGAAACGGGTCTTATGGCTGGTAAGCATTTTTACAATTGGACATACCCTCTCCCTCTTTCTGGCTGTTTATGATGTTGCAAAAGTAGATGCATCTTGGGTAGAATTATTAATCGTATTAACAATTCTTTTTACAGCTTTTTATAATATCATCTCCGCAAAGAAAAGGGAACATCAAAGGAATATCAATATTCTTTATTTTAGCACGGCGTTCTTTGGAATTATACATGGGCTTGGGTTTTCAAGATATTTTAAAATGATCTTTCCAGATGCTTCAAAAAAGTTTTTCCCGCTTATAGAGTTCGCCCTAGGAATTGAAGCGGCCCAAATTATTGTGGTGCTTTCTGTCTTAATAATATCTTTTATACTTCAAAACATGTTTCGTGTTACAAGAAGAGATTGGATTTTAGTAATTTCAGCAATTGTAATTGGCATTATACTACCACTTTTAAAAGATACCATTCAAGCCATTTGGTGA
- a CDS encoding DUF3109 family protein encodes MFQIGKTIISEDIIQKDFVCNLSACKGACCIDGDAGAPLDKEETLILKELYPKVKPFLRKEGIAAIEAQGTSITTEDGELETPLIEGADCAYVTFDNRGTALCGIEEAYNQGEIDWKKPVSCHLYPVRVQDYSEFAAVNYHHWHICDDACTLGKELQVPVYKFVKQALVRKFGEDWYEELEKVAANLNK; translated from the coding sequence ATGTTCCAAATAGGTAAAACCATCATTTCTGAAGATATAATCCAAAAGGATTTTGTGTGCAATCTCTCTGCATGTAAAGGAGCGTGCTGCATCGATGGTGATGCGGGAGCACCTTTGGACAAAGAGGAAACCTTGATTTTAAAAGAGCTCTATCCCAAAGTGAAACCTTTTCTTCGGAAGGAAGGAATTGCTGCAATAGAAGCCCAGGGCACTTCTATCACTACAGAAGACGGAGAATTGGAAACACCCCTGATAGAGGGTGCAGATTGCGCCTATGTGACATTCGACAATAGAGGAACTGCACTGTGCGGAATCGAAGAAGCATATAATCAAGGGGAAATCGATTGGAAAAAGCCCGTTTCTTGTCATTTATATCCGGTTAGGGTTCAAGATTATTCAGAATTTGCTGCTGTGAACTACCATCACTGGCATATTTGTGATGATGCCTGCACCCTTGGAAAAGAACTCCAGGTCCCAGTCTATAAATTTGTAAAACAGGCATTGGTTAGGAAATTTGGTGAAGATTGGTATGAAGAACTCGAAAAGGTTGCTGCAAATCTAAATAAATAA
- a CDS encoding DUF6876 family protein has translation MKAQVNEILDGLKHFHGSETIFQIPLLRTRYTNGLKYLAEAAECFWLITDTSVIAKSLMNRSEFVTIDFKRLSEEKQDFTGYEAEIIYTDGNDNILEKHGYRATDFPLDELRLFFVNNTLMLPSEY, from the coding sequence ATGAAAGCACAAGTTAACGAAATTTTGGACGGTTTGAAACATTTTCACGGTTCAGAAACTATTTTTCAAATACCTTTATTGAGAACCCGATACACCAACGGACTGAAATATTTGGCGGAAGCTGCCGAATGTTTTTGGCTCATTACGGACACTTCCGTAATTGCAAAAAGCCTGATGAACCGAAGCGAGTTTGTAACCATAGACTTCAAAAGATTGTCCGAGGAAAAACAGGATTTTACAGGCTACGAAGCCGAAATAATCTACACGGACGGAAATGATAATATTTTAGAAAAACACGGTTATAGAGCAACAGATTTTCCGCTCGATGAACTACGTTTATTTTTTGTAAATAATACGCTGATGTTACCAAGCGAATATTAA